CGTGCTCGAAGCGCGTCACCTCAAAGGCCTGCTCTCGCCGAAGACCCGGGTCCTCGACATGTCCGAGGGCGTGGACTTTCTCAAGCTCGAATCCCACGAGCACGAGGACGGGCACGCCCACGGCGAGTCCGATCCCCATCTGTGGCTCTCACCGAAGATCGTGCGCGAGTTCGCCCCGCGCATCGCCGCGGCGCTCAAAGCGCTGCTCCCCGAGAGTTCGGCAAAGATCGACCAGAACCTCCAGATATTCCTGCAGGAGATCGCCGCGCTCGATCAGGAGATCATTCAGAGCCTCGATCGCTTTCGCGGCCGGGAGTTCGTCGTCTACCATCCGGCCTGGGGCTACTTCGCCCGCGACTACGGCCTGGTGCAGCGCGCCGTTGAAACCGGCGGCAAGGATCCGGGGCCGGCCCATCTGGTGCGCATCACCGATGAACTTCGCGGCGCCGGTTGCAAGGTGATCTTCGTGCAGAGCGGTTTTTCAGACAGAGGGCCCCGGGTCATTGCCCGGGAGATCGGCGCGCGCGTCGAAGTGCTCGATCCGCTTGCCCGTGACTGGAGCGCCAACCTGCGCAGGGTCGCCGCCCTCGTCATGGAGGCACTGGAGCGATGAGCCAGGTCGTCCTTGCCGCGCGCAACGTGAGCTTCGGCTACGAGCAGGAGGCCATCCTCAAGGATGTCTCGATCGAAATCCGCGCGGGCGATTTTCTGGCCGTCATCGGCCCCAACGGCGGCGGCAAGACGACGCTGCTCAAGGTGCTGCTCGGGCTGCTGCGCCCCTGGTCGGGAAGCGTGGAGTGCAACCTGCCCCGCGGCGCGCTCGGCTACGTGCCCCAGTTCTCCCACTTCGATCCGCACTTTCCGCTGCGCGTGCGCGACGTCGTCCTCATGGGACGCATGGGCGCGCGCGGGCTGATGCGCCGCTACAGCGCGGAAGATCGCGCCGCAGCCGAAGACTCACTCGCGCGGCTCGGGCTCTCCGATCTCTCGGGCGAGATCATCGGCGATCTCTCCGGCGGACAGCTCCAGCGCGTGCTCATTGCAAGAGCGCTCGCGGGCGATCCGGGCGTCCTGC
This is a stretch of genomic DNA from Chrysiogenia bacterium. It encodes these proteins:
- a CDS encoding zinc ABC transporter substrate-binding protein, which gives rise to MATANRRQLMFGLACALVTLFATSAHAARPIVAVSIPPQAYFAERIGGELIDTQVLLPPGASPVTYEPSPRQIVAISKAALYLKVGHPDFVLEARHLKGLLSPKTRVLDMSEGVDFLKLESHEHEDGHAHGESDPHLWLSPKIVREFAPRIAAALKALLPESSAKIDQNLQIFLQEIAALDQEIIQSLDRFRGREFVVYHPAWGYFARDYGLVQRAVETGGKDPGPAHLVRITDELRGAGCKVIFVQSGFSDRGPRVIAREIGARVEVLDPLARDWSANLRRVAALVMEALER
- a CDS encoding metal ABC transporter ATP-binding protein, whose product is MSQVVLAARNVSFGYEQEAILKDVSIEIRAGDFLAVIGPNGGGKTTLLKVLLGLLRPWSGSVECNLPRGALGYVPQFSHFDPHFPLRVRDVVLMGRMGARGLMRRYSAEDRAAAEDSLARLGLSDLSGEIIGDLSGGQLQRVLIARALAGDPGVLLMDEPLASLDPESRQVLMRELKLLSEKIPVVVVTHDITPFAGTIKQIACVNRKLHYHEGGQLTPQQLEEAYGCPVELVAHGVPHRVLPPHNH